A genomic region of Salvelinus namaycush isolate Seneca chromosome 7, SaNama_1.0, whole genome shotgun sequence contains the following coding sequences:
- the mettl4 gene encoding N(6)-adenine-specific methyltransferase METTL4 isoform X1 — protein sequence MSIVFRNANGWLLDACSLVDKGVQLCNVTSERKAASGKSYFKCYFKHECFQILKSHVSVKSSCTVTTNDSAVSDAALQRSENKTTVDCKPSKKRKRKRNDLNQGEIDSLAFHHKIRSAILEGTKSLVDAGLSCEYLSEVNNAREDPLPSQECNLAALCDMAKELPLVSEHGEDPVQFIESEDGCSTTHLDLFTQITENRMDFAMEVTLMGEKYIIPPRCAFLLSDFARMQPLVGYGKFFDLIVLDPPWENKSVKRSGRYSFLPSSQLKRLPVPLLASTGCVVVTWVTNRPSHLRFVRDELYPHWGVEVLAEWFWVKVTRSGEYVFPLDSPHKKPYEVLVLGRYRGCGHHSHSSLRKTELPMEEQRVIVSVPSALHSHKPSLSEVLRPYVGADARCLELFARSLQPGWTSWGNEVIKFQHVSYYTVEPTDEPTDTATGSLHGESSPHFSLPPPTPD from the exons ATGTCGATTGTGTTTAGAAATGCCAACGGGTGGCTGTTGGATGCTTGTTCACTTGTCGACAAGGGTGTCCAACTATGTAACGTTACTTCGGAGAGGAAAGCAGCCAGTGGAAAGTCgtattttaaatgttattttaaacATGAGTGTTTTCAGATTTTAAAGTCTCACGTTAGTGTTAAATCAAGTTGTACTGTGACCACAAACGACAGTGCCGTCTCGGACGCAGCGCTACAGAGGAGTGAGAATAAAACTACAGTGGATTGTAAACCATCAAAG AAAAGAAAACGAAAACGCAATGATCTGAACCAAGGAGAAATTGATTCACTGGCCTTCCACCACAAG ATCAGGTCTGCCATTTTGGAGGGGACCAAATCCTTAGTGGATGCTGGGCTCTCCTGTGAGTACCTGAGTGAGGTCAACAATGCTCGGGAGGATCCCCTGCCTTCCCAGGAATGCAACCTGGCAGCCTTGTGTGACATGGCTAAAGAGCTCCCTCTAGTGAGTGAACATGGAGAGGACCCAGTTCAGTTCATTGAGTCTGAGGATGGCTGTAGTACAACACACCTTGACCTGTTCACGCAGATCACAGAGAATCGTATGGACTTTGCCATGGAGGTGACGCTGATGGGAGAGAAATACATTATCCCACCACGATGTGCCTTCCTGCTCTCTGATTTTGCCAGAATGCAGCCCCTGGTTGGCT ATGGAAAGTTTTTCGACCTCATTGTCCTGGATCCTCCTTGGGAAAACAAGTCTGTCAAAAGGAGTGGCAG GTATAGCTTTCTGCCCTCCTCCCAGCTCAAACGGCTCCCTGTCCCACTGCTGGCCTCCACAGGCTGTGTGGTGGTCACCTGGGTAACCAACAGGCCCAGCCACCTGCGCTTCGTCAGGGACGAGCTGTACCCACACTGGGGCGTGGAGGTGCTGGCAGAGTGGTTCTGGGTCAAG GTCACCAGGTCAGGGGAATATGTGTTTCCACTGGACTCTCCGCATAAGAAGCCTTACGAGGTGTTGGTACTTGGTCGATATCGTGGGTGCGGACACCACTCACACAG CTCTCTGAGGAAGACAGAGCTCCCTATGGAGGAGCAGCGTGTGATCGTCAGTGTCCCATCGGCCCTACACTCCCATAAACCTTCACTCTCAG AGGTGTTAAGGCCGTACGTGGGTGCCGACGCCCGGTGCCTGGAGCTGTTTGCCAGAAGCCTGCAGCCAGGATGGACCAGCTGGGGCAACGAGGTGATCAAGTTTCAGCATGTCAGTTATTACACCGTGGAGCCCACAGACGAGCCCACAGATACGGCTACAGGATCCTTACATGGAGAGTCCTCTCCTCatttctctctacctcctccaacACCGGACTAA
- the mettl4 gene encoding N(6)-adenine-specific methyltransferase METTL4 isoform X2: MSIVFRNANGWLLDACSLVDKGVQLCNVTSERKAASGKSYFKCYFKHECFQILKSHVSVKSSCTVTTNDSAVSDAALQRSENKTTVDCKPSKKRKRKRNDLNQGEIDSLAFHHKIRSAILEGTKSLVDAGLSCEYLSEVNNAREDPLPSQECNLAALCDMAKELPLITENRMDFAMEVTLMGEKYIIPPRCAFLLSDFARMQPLVGYGKFFDLIVLDPPWENKSVKRSGRYSFLPSSQLKRLPVPLLASTGCVVVTWVTNRPSHLRFVRDELYPHWGVEVLAEWFWVKVTRSGEYVFPLDSPHKKPYEVLVLGRYRGCGHHSHSSLRKTELPMEEQRVIVSVPSALHSHKPSLSEVLRPYVGADARCLELFARSLQPGWTSWGNEVIKFQHVSYYTVEPTDEPTDTATGSLHGESSPHFSLPPPTPD, encoded by the exons ATGTCGATTGTGTTTAGAAATGCCAACGGGTGGCTGTTGGATGCTTGTTCACTTGTCGACAAGGGTGTCCAACTATGTAACGTTACTTCGGAGAGGAAAGCAGCCAGTGGAAAGTCgtattttaaatgttattttaaacATGAGTGTTTTCAGATTTTAAAGTCTCACGTTAGTGTTAAATCAAGTTGTACTGTGACCACAAACGACAGTGCCGTCTCGGACGCAGCGCTACAGAGGAGTGAGAATAAAACTACAGTGGATTGTAAACCATCAAAG AAAAGAAAACGAAAACGCAATGATCTGAACCAAGGAGAAATTGATTCACTGGCCTTCCACCACAAG ATCAGGTCTGCCATTTTGGAGGGGACCAAATCCTTAGTGGATGCTGGGCTCTCCTGTGAGTACCTGAGTGAGGTCAACAATGCTCGGGAGGATCCCCTGCCTTCCCAGGAATGCAACCTGGCAGCCTTGTGTGACATGGCTAAAGAGCTCCCTCTA ATCACAGAGAATCGTATGGACTTTGCCATGGAGGTGACGCTGATGGGAGAGAAATACATTATCCCACCACGATGTGCCTTCCTGCTCTCTGATTTTGCCAGAATGCAGCCCCTGGTTGGCT ATGGAAAGTTTTTCGACCTCATTGTCCTGGATCCTCCTTGGGAAAACAAGTCTGTCAAAAGGAGTGGCAG GTATAGCTTTCTGCCCTCCTCCCAGCTCAAACGGCTCCCTGTCCCACTGCTGGCCTCCACAGGCTGTGTGGTGGTCACCTGGGTAACCAACAGGCCCAGCCACCTGCGCTTCGTCAGGGACGAGCTGTACCCACACTGGGGCGTGGAGGTGCTGGCAGAGTGGTTCTGGGTCAAG GTCACCAGGTCAGGGGAATATGTGTTTCCACTGGACTCTCCGCATAAGAAGCCTTACGAGGTGTTGGTACTTGGTCGATATCGTGGGTGCGGACACCACTCACACAG CTCTCTGAGGAAGACAGAGCTCCCTATGGAGGAGCAGCGTGTGATCGTCAGTGTCCCATCGGCCCTACACTCCCATAAACCTTCACTCTCAG AGGTGTTAAGGCCGTACGTGGGTGCCGACGCCCGGTGCCTGGAGCTGTTTGCCAGAAGCCTGCAGCCAGGATGGACCAGCTGGGGCAACGAGGTGATCAAGTTTCAGCATGTCAGTTATTACACCGTGGAGCCCACAGACGAGCCCACAGATACGGCTACAGGATCCTTACATGGAGAGTCCTCTCCTCatttctctctacctcctccaacACCGGACTAA